AGCGGCGGCCAGCGCCTCCCCCTCGAGTTCGTGGCCGTCGCTGCTGTGCGTGTCCGAGAAGATCGCGATCATGGTGGCCCTTCGCCCGTCGCCGAAAGAGTCCTTTCGGATGTGGTCGCCGTTCCCTGCGGAATCGCGGTCGAGAACGACGGCGACCGGCTCTAGAACGGCTCACACTTTAGGATCGATCGGGTGTAGTGTCCAGCGATGGCCAGTAGCACCTCCGTCGTGCTCGCGGCGCTGTTCGCGAACGGCGCGATCGCAGTCCTGAAGTTCGGCGGCTTTCTGCTCACCGGCAGTCCAGCGATGTTGTCGGAGACGTACCACTCGATCTCGGACACGGGAAACCAGGTCTTCCTGCTGATCGGCATCAAGTACGGCGCACAGGAGGCGAATCGGTCTCACCCGTTCGGTCACGGGAAGGCACAGTTCTTCTACAGCTTCCTCGTCAGCGTCATGCTGTTCGGCATCGCCGGCTGGGAGAGCGCGAAGCACGGTTACGACGCGCTGACCCACGGCGGCGTTCACCGGGCCAACGAGCCGGTTACGCTGCTCGGCGCGACGTTCGATCCGGTCTACGTCAACTACGCGGTGTTGCTCGGCGCGATCGCCTTCGAGACCTACGCGTTCCGGAAGGCCTACCAGGGGATCAGCCGCCAGATGCACGAGCACGGCTGGGAGAGCCTCCGCGAGGCGTTCAGCAAGACCAGCGACGTGACGACGCTGACCGCGCTCACCGAGGACACCATCGCGCTCGCCGGCGCGGGGATCGCTCTCTTCGGGGTCTACCTGACCCGGACCACCGGGAACCCGATGTACGACGCCGGGGCCG
This window of the Natrinema salifodinae genome carries:
- a CDS encoding cation diffusion facilitator family transporter, producing MASSTSVVLAALFANGAIAVLKFGGFLLTGSPAMLSETYHSISDTGNQVFLLIGIKYGAQEANRSHPFGHGKAQFFYSFLVSVMLFGIAGWESAKHGYDALTHGGVHRANEPVTLLGATFDPVYVNYAVLLGAIAFETYAFRKAYQGISRQMHEHGWESLREAFSKTSDVTTLTALTEDTIALAGAGIALFGVYLTRTTGNPMYDAGAALVIGLLLMGFAVALALENKRLLLGESLPEPAEDELRRIVADWDGVTDLVDFRTVYFGAEELLITADVAFDPDLDTDEIDERISAIERTLIDHDDQVQKVYIEPET